One Roseomonas sp. OT10 DNA window includes the following coding sequences:
- the hutU gene encoding urocanate hydratase, with product MPDAPDRFRNAPAIRAPRGPERTAQHWTTEAALRMLMNNLDDEVAENPAELVVYGGIGRAARDWKSYETILSVLRRLREDQTLLVQSGKPVGVFTTHADAPRVLIANSNLVPHWADWEHFSELDRKGLMMYGQMTAGSWIYIGSQGIVQGTYETFAEAGRQHFGGDLAGRWILTGGLGGMGGAQPLAGAFAGACVLAVECQPSRIEKRLETRYLDHRADDLDGALAMIRAACAEKRAISVGLLGNAAEIFPELVRRGVVPDIVTDQTSAHDPVNGYLPAGWTLAEWQAKRESDPKAVAAAAKHSMVAQVQAMLDFQRLGAVVMDYGNNIRQMAQDEGLENAFGFPGFVPAYIRPLFCRGVGPFRWAALSGDPEDIYKTDAKVKELIPDDPHLHRWLDMARERIAFQGLPARICWVGLGQRHRLGLAFNEMVAKGELKAPVVIGRDHLDSGSVASPNRETEAMMDGSDAVSDWPLLNALLNTASGATWVSLHHGGGVGMGYSQHAGMVIVADGTPEAARRLGRVLWNDPATGVMRHADAGYDIAIDCAREQGLDLPMLGDGR from the coding sequence ATGCCCGACGCTCCCGACCGCTTCCGCAACGCCCCCGCCATCCGCGCCCCGCGCGGTCCGGAGCGGACGGCGCAGCACTGGACCACCGAGGCCGCGCTGCGGATGCTGATGAACAACCTCGACGACGAGGTGGCGGAGAACCCGGCCGAGCTGGTGGTCTATGGCGGCATCGGCCGCGCCGCGCGCGACTGGAAGAGCTACGAGACCATCCTCTCCGTGCTGCGCCGGCTGCGCGAGGACCAGACGCTGCTGGTGCAGTCCGGCAAGCCGGTGGGCGTGTTCACCACCCACGCGGACGCGCCGCGCGTGCTGATCGCCAACTCCAACCTCGTGCCGCACTGGGCCGACTGGGAGCATTTCAGCGAGCTCGATCGCAAGGGGCTGATGATGTACGGCCAGATGACGGCCGGCTCCTGGATCTACATCGGCTCCCAGGGAATCGTGCAGGGCACCTACGAGACCTTCGCCGAGGCGGGGCGGCAGCATTTCGGCGGCGATCTCGCCGGGCGCTGGATCCTCACCGGCGGGCTCGGCGGCATGGGTGGGGCGCAGCCGCTGGCGGGCGCCTTCGCCGGCGCCTGCGTGCTGGCGGTGGAGTGCCAGCCCTCGCGCATCGAGAAGCGGCTGGAGACGCGCTACCTCGACCACCGCGCCGATGATCTGGACGGCGCCCTGGCCATGATCCGGGCGGCCTGTGCCGAGAAGCGCGCCATCAGCGTCGGGCTGCTGGGCAATGCGGCGGAGATCTTCCCGGAGCTGGTCCGGCGCGGCGTGGTGCCGGACATCGTCACCGACCAGACCAGCGCGCACGACCCGGTCAACGGCTACCTGCCCGCCGGCTGGACGCTGGCCGAATGGCAGGCGAAGCGCGAGAGCGACCCGAAGGCGGTCGCGGCGGCGGCCAAGCACTCCATGGTGGCGCAGGTGCAGGCCATGCTGGACTTCCAGCGCCTGGGCGCCGTGGTGATGGATTACGGCAACAACATCCGCCAGATGGCCCAGGACGAGGGGCTGGAGAACGCCTTCGGCTTCCCCGGCTTCGTGCCCGCCTATATCCGCCCACTCTTCTGCCGCGGCGTCGGACCCTTCCGCTGGGCCGCGCTCTCGGGCGACCCGGAGGACATCTACAAGACGGACGCCAAGGTGAAGGAGCTGATCCCCGACGACCCGCATCTGCACCGCTGGCTGGACATGGCGCGCGAGCGCATTGCCTTCCAGGGCCTGCCGGCGCGCATCTGCTGGGTGGGGCTGGGGCAGCGGCACCGGCTCGGACTCGCCTTCAACGAGATGGTCGCGAAGGGGGAGCTGAAGGCGCCCGTGGTGATCGGCCGCGACCACCTGGATTCCGGCTCCGTCGCCAGCCCGAACCGCGAGACGGAGGCCATGATGGACGGCTCCGACGCCGTTTCCGACTGGCCGCTGCTGAACGCGCTGCTCAACACCGCCTCGGGCGCGACCTGGGTGTCGCTGCACCATGGCGGCGGCGTCGGCATGGGCTATTCCCAGCATGCGGGCATGGTGATCGTGGCGGACGGCACGCCGGAGGCCGCGCGGCGGCTGGGGCGGGTGCTGTGGAACGACCCGGCGACGGGCGTGATGCGCCACGCGGATGCGGGCTATGACATCGCCATCGACTGCGCCCGGGAACAGGGTCTCGACCTGCCGATGCTGGGAGACGGCCGGTGA
- the hutH gene encoding histidine ammonia-lyase has product MSAPLTEVVLTPGDAPLEALLAIARGAPLVLAEGWRDVVTRGHAALAKRLAAGETMYGVNTGFGKLAGTRIGADDLVSLQLNLIRSHAAGVGEPLPAPIVRLVLAMKALSLARGASAVRPETVEALLALLRADILPVIPARGSVGASGDLAPLAHLSLVLIGEGAATVGGETVPGVEALRRAGLAPLPLGPKEGLALLNGTQVSTAIALHGFYVACDLLRTGLVAGALSTEGARGSDTPFDARIHALRGQPGQIRAAAALRALMAGSAIRDSHRENDPRVQDPYSLRCQPQVMGACLDTLDHAGAVLRREANAVTDNPLVTAEGEVLSGGNFHAEPVAFAADHIALTLAEIGALSERRIALLVDPVLSGLPAFLVKEGGLNSGFMIAQVTAAALVAENRAMATPRSVDSLPTSANQEDHVSMATGAGLRLLPMARNLSDILAVELLCGAQAVEFHRPLRSSATLERAHGLVRGVAAAWDRDRQMAPDLAAVGRLVRDGAFAPLCPLS; this is encoded by the coding sequence GTGAGCGCCCCGCTGACCGAGGTCGTGCTGACGCCCGGCGACGCCCCGCTGGAAGCCCTGCTCGCCATCGCCCGCGGCGCGCCGCTGGTGCTGGCCGAGGGCTGGCGCGACGTCGTCACCCGGGGCCATGCCGCCCTGGCGAAGCGTCTCGCGGCGGGGGAGACGATGTACGGGGTGAACACCGGCTTCGGGAAGCTGGCCGGCACCCGCATCGGCGCGGACGACCTGGTCTCGCTCCAGCTCAACCTGATCCGCAGCCATGCCGCCGGGGTGGGCGAGCCCCTCCCCGCCCCCATCGTGCGGCTGGTGCTGGCGATGAAGGCGCTCTCCCTGGCCCGCGGCGCCTCGGCGGTACGGCCGGAGACGGTGGAGGCGCTGCTGGCCCTGTTGCGCGCCGATATCCTCCCGGTGATCCCGGCGCGCGGCTCGGTCGGCGCCTCGGGCGATCTCGCGCCGCTGGCGCACCTGTCGCTGGTGCTGATCGGCGAAGGCGCCGCGACCGTCGGCGGCGAGACCGTCCCGGGTGTCGAGGCGCTGCGCCGCGCCGGGCTGGCGCCGCTCCCCCTGGGACCGAAGGAAGGGCTGGCGCTGCTGAACGGCACCCAGGTCTCCACCGCCATCGCCCTGCACGGCTTCTATGTCGCCTGCGACCTGCTGCGCACCGGCCTCGTCGCCGGTGCGCTGAGCACGGAGGGCGCGCGTGGCTCCGACACGCCCTTCGACGCGCGCATCCACGCCCTGCGCGGCCAGCCGGGGCAGATCCGCGCTGCCGCCGCGCTGCGCGCGCTGATGGCGGGCAGCGCCATCCGCGACAGCCACCGCGAGAACGACCCGCGCGTGCAGGACCCCTACTCCCTGCGCTGCCAGCCGCAGGTGATGGGCGCCTGCCTCGACACGCTGGACCATGCCGGCGCCGTGCTGCGGCGGGAGGCCAATGCCGTCACCGACAACCCGCTGGTCACGGCCGAGGGCGAGGTGCTGTCGGGCGGCAACTTCCACGCCGAGCCGGTCGCCTTCGCCGCCGACCATATCGCCCTGACCCTGGCCGAGATCGGCGCCCTGTCGGAGCGGCGGATCGCCCTGCTGGTCGATCCCGTGCTGTCGGGGCTGCCGGCCTTCCTGGTGAAGGAGGGCGGGCTGAACTCCGGCTTCATGATCGCCCAGGTGACGGCCGCCGCGCTGGTGGCGGAGAACCGCGCCATGGCCACGCCGCGCAGCGTGGACAGCCTGCCGACCAGCGCCAACCAGGAGGACCACGTCTCCATGGCCACCGGCGCCGGGCTGCGGCTGCTGCCCATGGCGCGGAACCTCTCCGACATCCTGGCGGTGGAGCTGCTCTGCGGCGCCCAGGCGGTGGAGTTCCACCGGCCGCTGCGCTCCTCCGCGACGCTGGAGCGGGCGCACGGGCTGGTGCGCGGCGTGGCGGCGGCCTGGGACCGGGACCGGCAGATGGCGCCGGACCTGGCCGCGGTCGGGAGGCTGGTCCGGGACGGGGCTTTCGCCCCGCTCTGCCCACTGTCATGA
- the hutI gene encoding imidazolonepropionase: MSGFDTVWQNVTLVTMDGPPDHPLGLIPDGALAAKDGRIAWVGPRDALPGEASRVVDGHGAHLLPGLIDAHTHLVFGGDRSGEFEQRLDGVSYETIAKAGGGILSTVRATRAADEAMLLAAARPRLDGLLAEGVTTVEIKSGYGLDLDSELRMLRVARLLGAEAAVTVVTTLLAAHAVPPEFAGRRTDYARHVAETIIPAAAFTGLADAVDAFCERIAFTPEETRLVFDAARRAGLPVKLHADQISDLGGAALAAEYGALSADHLEYANAEGLAAMARAGTVAMLLPGATYFLREAKHPDLGAMRAAGVDMALASDMNPGSSPARSLLLMLNLACTLYRMTVAEALLGVTRHAASALGLHDRGRLAPGLRCDLALYRVRRPAELCYWIGSNPCTGRVVAGVAA, encoded by the coding sequence ATGAGCGGCTTCGACACGGTCTGGCAGAACGTCACCCTGGTCACCATGGACGGGCCGCCGGACCACCCGCTCGGCCTGATCCCGGATGGCGCCCTGGCGGCGAAGGACGGGCGCATCGCCTGGGTCGGGCCGCGCGACGCCCTGCCCGGCGAGGCGTCCCGGGTGGTCGACGGGCATGGCGCGCATCTGCTGCCGGGGCTGATCGACGCCCACACCCACCTCGTCTTCGGCGGCGACCGCAGCGGCGAGTTCGAGCAACGGCTCGACGGCGTCAGCTACGAGACCATCGCGAAGGCGGGCGGCGGCATCCTTTCCACCGTGCGCGCCACCCGGGCGGCGGACGAAGCGATGCTGCTGGCCGCCGCGCGCCCGAGGCTGGACGGGCTGCTGGCCGAGGGCGTGACCACGGTCGAGATCAAGTCGGGCTACGGCCTCGACCTCGACAGCGAGCTGCGGATGCTGCGCGTCGCCCGGCTGCTGGGCGCGGAGGCGGCCGTCACCGTCGTCACCACCCTGCTCGCCGCGCATGCGGTGCCGCCGGAATTCGCCGGGCGCCGCACGGACTACGCCCGCCATGTGGCGGAGACGATCATCCCCGCTGCCGCCTTCACCGGTCTCGCCGATGCGGTGGACGCCTTCTGCGAGCGCATCGCCTTCACCCCGGAGGAGACGCGACTGGTCTTCGACGCCGCGCGCCGCGCCGGCCTGCCGGTGAAGCTGCATGCTGACCAGATCAGCGACCTCGGCGGCGCGGCGCTGGCGGCGGAGTACGGTGCGCTCTCGGCCGACCACCTGGAATACGCCAATGCTGAGGGGCTGGCGGCGATGGCCAGGGCCGGCACGGTGGCCATGCTGCTGCCGGGCGCCACCTACTTCCTGCGCGAGGCGAAGCATCCGGACCTCGGCGCCATGCGGGCGGCCGGGGTGGACATGGCGCTGGCCAGCGACATGAATCCGGGCTCCTCCCCCGCAAGGTCGCTGCTGCTGATGCTGAACCTCGCCTGCACCCTGTACCGCATGACGGTGGCGGAGGCGCTGCTCGGCGTCACGCGCCACGCCGCCTCGGCGCTCGGCCTGCACGACCGGGGGCGGCTGGCGCCGGGGCTGCGCTGCGACCTGGCGCTGTACCGCGTCCGCCGGCCGGCGGAGCTGTGCTACTGGATCGGCAGCAATCCCTGCACCGGCCGCGTGGTCGCCGGGGTGGCGGCGTGA
- a CDS encoding PaaI family thioesterase → MSTAAAPAVTPEWLTATVRRGVPLAEVMGIEVLAAEGGWATLRLPRSEVVLRPGDTVSGPAIMGLADVAFWAAWMGESEGKDSTLTAAMNVNFLRRTGPGPLIAEARVLKRGGTLVFGEVLIRAEDSDETAVHVTTTWAVMKPR, encoded by the coding sequence GTGAGCACCGCCGCGGCCCCCGCCGTCACGCCCGAATGGCTGACCGCCACGGTGCGCCGTGGCGTGCCCCTGGCCGAGGTGATGGGCATCGAGGTCCTGGCCGCCGAGGGCGGGTGGGCGACCCTGCGCCTGCCGCGGTCCGAGGTGGTGCTGCGGCCGGGCGATACCGTCTCCGGCCCCGCCATCATGGGCCTGGCGGACGTGGCCTTCTGGGCGGCCTGGATGGGCGAGTCCGAGGGCAAGGACAGCACCCTGACCGCCGCGATGAACGTCAACTTCCTCCGCCGCACCGGGCCGGGGCCGCTGATCGCCGAGGCGCGCGTGCTGAAGCGCGGCGGCACGCTGGTCTTCGGCGAGGTGCTGATCCGCGCCGAGGACTCCGACGAGACGGCCGTGCACGTCACCACCACCTGGGCGGTGATGAAGCCGCGATAG
- a CDS encoding cysteine dioxygenase family protein, whose protein sequence is MNAIALPRMAMRRSLDSLLAAVADAVEVPLPGRPAAVARALEPYLDDPRLLSEHDCPCGESRYVRHLLHADPAGRYAVVALVWKPGQMSPIHAHRTWCALGVHRGTLTESHYRVDGALPLPSSAVLRRPGEVSHGPADPTLIHRLANLDSRNAVSIHVYGASYDRFGSDVNLVYAD, encoded by the coding sequence GTGAACGCCATCGCCCTGCCGCGCATGGCCATGCGCCGCTCCCTGGACTCTCTGCTCGCCGCCGTCGCGGACGCGGTCGAGGTCCCGCTGCCCGGACGGCCGGCCGCCGTGGCCCGGGCGCTGGAGCCCTATCTCGACGATCCGCGCCTGCTCTCGGAGCACGACTGCCCTTGCGGCGAGAGCCGCTATGTCCGCCACCTGCTGCACGCCGATCCGGCCGGGCGCTATGCGGTCGTCGCGCTGGTGTGGAAGCCGGGGCAGATGAGTCCGATCCACGCCCACCGCACCTGGTGCGCGCTGGGCGTGCATCGCGGCACGCTGACCGAGAGCCATTACCGCGTGGACGGCGCCCTGCCGCTGCCCTCGTCGGCCGTCCTGCGCCGACCCGGCGAGGTCAGCCACGGCCCGGCCGACCCGACGCTGATCCACCGCCTGGCCAACCTCGACAGCCGCAACGCGGTGTCGATCCACGTCTATGGCGCGTCCTACGACCGCTTCGGCAGCGACGTGAACCTCGTCTACGCGGACTGA
- a CDS encoding GntR family transcriptional regulator translates to MTPVEAPPSLTDRAVSQLRRDILACRLQPGETLSEAGTAQRLGLGKAPIRAALARLAEEGLIQAVPRRGWVVSLVTIRDIHEVFDLRLVLEPEAARRAAGRVDASALHRLDDVCACGYRPEDEESTLAFLDANKAFHVAVAELSGNGRLARQVDRLLDESTRMLVLGLRRRDRTGEMAHEHHALVAAMALGRAGEAARIMHEQVSASRDMVLAALTAPDAALVLS, encoded by the coding sequence ATGACGCCTGTGGAGGCGCCACCCTCCCTCACCGACCGGGCAGTGTCCCAGCTTCGCCGCGATATCCTCGCCTGCCGCCTGCAACCGGGCGAGACGCTGTCCGAGGCTGGCACGGCCCAGCGCCTCGGTCTCGGCAAGGCCCCCATCCGCGCCGCCCTGGCGCGGCTGGCGGAGGAGGGGCTGATCCAGGCCGTGCCACGCCGCGGCTGGGTCGTTTCCCTGGTCACCATCCGCGACATCCATGAGGTCTTCGACCTGCGCCTCGTGCTGGAGCCGGAGGCGGCGCGCCGTGCGGCCGGGCGGGTGGATGCGTCCGCCCTGCACCGCCTCGACGATGTCTGCGCCTGCGGCTACCGGCCGGAGGACGAGGAGAGCACGCTCGCCTTCCTTGACGCCAACAAGGCCTTCCACGTCGCGGTCGCCGAGCTGTCAGGCAATGGCCGGCTGGCGCGGCAGGTGGACCGGTTGCTCGACGAGTCCACGCGCATGCTGGTGCTGGGCCTGCGCCGCCGCGACCGCACCGGCGAGATGGCGCACGAACACCACGCGCTGGTCGCCGCCATGGCGCTGGGCCGGGCCGGGGAGGCGGCGCGCATCATGCACGAACAGGTTTCGGCCAGCCGCGACATGGTGCTGGCCGCGCTCACCGCCCCCGATGCCGCCCTGGTGCTGTCGTGA